A window of Verrucomicrobiota bacterium genomic DNA:
ACTTTGGAACGGCATGGGACTGGAACGCTGGTTTGAAAAGTTTTTTTCCAAGGTTAAAAATGTGCCCGGGGTGGTGGTGACAGAGGGGATCGAGCCTATGGGGATTTCGGAAGGGTCCTATACGGGGAAGCCGAACCCTCACTCGTGGATGAGTCCGGCCAACGCCATCATATATGTGGAGAATATCCGCAAGGCTCTGGTCAAAGTAGATCCGGCCAATGAAAAAAAATACAATGCCAATGCGGCCGCCTATGTCGCGAAATTAAAGGCTGTGGATGAACCCATCCGAAAAAAACTCGAGGTGATTCCTGCGGATCAAAGGTGGTTGGTCTCAAGTGAAGGGGCCTTTTCCTATCTCATCCGAAATTACGACATGAAGGAACTTTACCTATGGCCTGTGAATGCCGATGCAGAGGGGACACCCCAGCAGATTCAAAAGGTCGTTGATACGGTTAGAAAAAACAAGATTCCCGTCGTCTTTTCCGAGAGTACCATCAGCGACAAACCCATGAAACAGGTGGCCAAGGAGACAGGCTCCCGTTTTGGAGGCACCCTGTATGTGGATTCCCTGACGGACCAGTCCGGCCCCGCCCCGACGTATCTCAAGCTTCTCGAATATAATGCGGAAACGATACTCAAAGGATTCCTAGGGAAATAGCCCACTTGATTTTGAGACCAGCACCATGACCCAAACGCTCCCCGCATTTACCGTTGATGTCAGCCATGTCAGTGTGACGTATAATAACGGACAGACGGCACTACAAGATGCCTCCTTTCTTTTGGAGGCCGGTACCATTTGCGCATTAGTGGGGATCAATGGGAGCGGCAAATCCACCCTTTTCAAATCCATCATGGGTTTTGTCCGTCCCACTCGCGGGACGGTGCTTATCGCCGGTGAACCAGTCCGTGTGGCCCAGAAAAAAAACTGGGTAGCGTACGTCCCCCAGTCGGAGGAGGTGGATTGGAGTTTTCCTGTGAGTGTCTGGGACGTCGTGATGATGGGGCGGTACGGGCACATGAATTTTATGCGGATCCCGCGCGCTCAGGACAGGCAGATTGTAATGGAGAGCCTAGAGCGGGTGAAAATGCAGGATTTCCAAAAACGTCAGATCGGGGAACTCTCCGGAGGACAGAAAAAGCGCGTGTTTCTGGCACGTGCCCTCGCCCAGCGGGGGCGGATCATGCTTTTGGATGAACCCTTCACAGGGGTCGATGTGCAGACGGAATCAGCGATTATTGATCTGTTGCGAGAACTGCGCGGGCAGGGGCACATTATCTTGGTCTCTACCCATAATCTGGGAAGTGTGCCGGATTTTTGTGACCGGGTCGTATTGATCAATAAAACGATTCTCGCTTACGGTGCCACCTCCCAGGTATTCACTCAGGAAAACCTTGCCCGAGCCTTTGGGGGTGTCCTCAGGCATTTTAAACTGGATGAATCGACAATAGATGACGGTGACGGACGTTGTGTGACTTTGTTAACAGATGATGAAAGACCGGTGGTTTTTGGAAAGGGCGGCCATCTGGAATACAAGCAGCCCGCTCACAAGGATGAGAAAAAATGATGGAGACATGGCTCATCCCATTTAGTTACACCTATATGATCAAGGCGATGATGGTCAGTGCTCTGATTGGCGGGGTATGTGCGATTTTATCTTGTTTTATGACACTCAAGGGCTGGTCGTTGATGGGGGACGCCCTATCCCATTCCATTGTGCCGGGGGTATCGATTGCCTATATCATCGGACTACCCTTTTCAGTGGGGGCCTTTGTTGCGGGGATACTGGCGGCCGGTGGCATGGCCTTTGTGAAATCAAACACTCGCATCCGGGAGGATGCGGTCATTGGCATTGTCTTTACGACTTTTTTTGCATTTGGTCTGCTGTTAATCTCTCTCTTCCCGAGCAATGTCAGCCTCAAAAGCATTGTATTTGGTAATATCCTCGGCATCTCGGATGAGGATATCTGGCAGGTGGTATGGATTTCGGGTGTGACCCTTCTGGTCATCGGCCTCAAATGGAAGGATCTCCTGCTCTACTGTTTTGATGCTAATCACGCACGCAGCATGGGCATTAATGCCGATTTTCTCCATATGCTGTTTCTGACCCTGATGGCAGCAACGGCGGTAGCAGCCCTTCAAACGGTCGGGGCGTGTCTGGTGGTGGCCATGTTAGTGACTCCTGGGGCGACGGCATATCTTTTGACGGATCGATTTAGTACCATGTTAGCCATTGCCTGTACGATGGGAGTGATGAGTTCCCTAGTGGGCGTTTATGTCAGTTATTATTTTAACGGGTCCACCGGAGGATGTATTGTCGTCCTGCAGACACTCATTTTCATTGGGGTCTTTGTATTTTCCCGGAAATACGGTGTGCTTTCCGTCTGGTTAAAACGTCGCCGGGTCATAAGGACATTGTCAAAAGCATGACGGATTCCATTTCATTTCTGGCTCCATTCCAGTACGAGTTCATGATCCGGGCGATGATTGTGGGGGCCTTGGTGGGGACTGTCTGTGCGACACTTTCATGTTTTTTGATTCTCAAGGGATGGTCACTGATGGGAGATGCGATTTCGCATGCGGTCCTACCCGGGATTGTCATCGCCTATGTGGTGGGGGTGCCCCTGGCACTGGGCGCCTTTTGCTCCGGACTTTTTTGCGCAAGTGCCACGGGATATATTAAAGAAAACAGCCGCATCAAGGAGGATGCCGTCATGGGAATCGTATTTACCGGACTCTTTGCTTTAGGGCTGATCTTGGTCAGCAAGGTGGAGGCGGACATTCATCTGATGCATGTCCTTTTCGGAAGCCTCTTGGGCATTTCCGAGAGCGATGTCATCCAGACGTCAATTGTCGCGGGAGTGACCCTGCTGGTGGTAGTGCTGATGCGCAAGGATCTTCTGCTCTATTGTTTTGATGCTAACCATGCGCGTAGTATCGGACTCAATGTGCGCGTGCTGCATTATGTACTGCTATCACTTCTGGCAGCCACCATCGTCGCCTCGCTTCAAGCGGTAGGCATCATCATGGTCATTGCTCTACTGATCACACCCGGAGCCATTGCCTATTTACTGAGTGACCGCTTTGGAGTGATGATATGGATCGCCATCGGGAGTGCTGTTTTTTCCTGCCTCGCAGGGGTGTATGTCAGTTTCTTCATCAACGGATCGACTTCCGGCTGCATCGTGCTGATGCTAGGGATCATCTTCGTACTGGCCATGATATTTGCCCCCAAACACGGTCTCATTGTCCGTGGGCGATGGCGCAAGAGCCACGTGAAGCCGTGGAGTGATCAGGAGAACGCGGCCAAACCGACCTAGTCGATATTCTTCTCCCCAGTTTGATCTGCGCATTGTCAAAATGACCCCGTCCGGTGAAGCCTCCGAGGATTAGATTTTTTGACCTCAAGCTGAAATGATGGTTTAAAAGAGGGGGGGGAAATCATTCTCGTCCGGTGACCTTGCGCGAATGGCCGTGAGCCGATCACAAAAAAAGCCCCGTGCAAATTGCGCGGGGCTTTGGAGAGTAAAACTTTGTTTTAAGAATGACTTTATATCAAGCGGGAAGCTCTTCCCCGAGTTGCCAACGGACAAAACGACGGATACTGATGGTTTCCCCGGCGGCTTTACTGACATTGGCCATGTGTTCCTTGACTGTGATGTCAGGGCTTTTTACGAAGGCTTGGTCCAAGAGGGCCACACCCGCGAGGAATTTATTTACCTTACCTTCGATAATCTTGTCGATAGCAGCGGCGGGTTTGTCTTTAACCTGTTCCCTAAAAACGATTTTCTCGCGTTCGATAAGTGCTTGATCGACTTCGTCACGTGAGACGACCAAAGGGGCACTGGCGGCGATATGTAAAGTGATGTCTTTGACGAAATCACGGAAAGCACCCGTGGTAACGGATTGATCGGATTCGCAACCGACCTCGATCAAGACACCCACCTTTGCGCCCAAATGGATATAACTTGCGATCAGGCCTTTGCCTTGGAGGTCATACTTCAAAACGCGGCGGACAGCGATATTCTCTCCGAGTTTTGAGACTACGGTGACGCATTTTTCCTTAAAATCGGCCTCAGGATTCACCAGAATAGTTTCCCCGACTTCTTTAACAAAAGTCTGGAAATCGGTATTCCGCGCGACGAAATCAGTTTCGCAATTCACCTCACACAAGGCACCGGCGTCACCACCAGCTTTGATCGCGGCGGCAATCACCCCTTCATTGGTATCACGGGATGATTTTTTGTCCGCGCTGGCCTGCCCGCGTTTGCGGAGCTCGAGGATCGCTTCCTCAATATCGCCATTGGTGGCGATCAAGGCTTTTTTGCAATCCATCATACTGGCATTGGTCTTGGCACGGAGTTCCCCGACCAGTTTTGCCGGGATTTCAATGGTTCCTGCTGACATAAATTTTATTCCTTTTTTATTAAATTAAAAAATCAAGGGGCCGGCACTATCCCGGCCAGCCAATTATGCCGAAACTGCTTCGATCTCGGAGACTTCCACGACTTCGACGACTTCTTCACCGGGCTTGGAAGAAACTGGTTTTGTGCGTTTCTTTGGGGCATTCTTGCGGGCTTCAGCCACGGTATTAGCCAAGGCATCAATAATGATTTTGATCGAGCGGATGGCATCGTCATTACCGGCAATCGGGTAATTCACCGCTTCCGGATTCACATTCGTATCGACAATGGCGACGACGGGAATATTCAGGCGTCTGGCTTCAGCCAGTGCGATTTGCTCGTAATTAACATCAACAACAACCATGGCGCCGGGTTGACCGTCCATCTGACGGATACCGTCGAGGTTACGGTGGAGCTTCTCGCTCTCGTGACGGTGCATGGATTGTTCTTTTTTGGTGAGTAAATTTGTGCGTCCGTCCTTGTCCATGCCGTCGAGTTCATTCAGGCGGTTGATACTGCGTCGGATCGTTTTGAGATTGGTCAACATCCCGCCGAGCCAACGTTCCACAACAAAGGGGGAACCGGAATTTTCAGCGGCTTGTTTGACGACTTCTTTGGCTTGTTTCTTTGTCCCGACAAAAAGCACATCTCCACCACCTTGGGCGATCGAGCGGAGGAAATCCTGGGCAGCAACAATTTGCTCCACGGTATGGGAAAGATTGATAATATGGATGCCGTTACGGGCTTCAAAGATGAGGCCTTTCATTTTCGGATTCCAACGGCGTGTTTGGTGTCCAAAATGGACGCCGGCTTCGATGAGGTCTTTAATATCGATTTTTGACATATATTTATTTTTCTCTCGTTTATCCCGCCTTAATGAAATTCAAATAAGGGGTTCGGTTATCTACCGAATACATTTTTGTTGTTGTGCAACCATAGGTTGCGTTCTGACGAAAGAAGACTTGCTCTTTTAAGGCCGACCGGCCAAATGAATGATTCTTTTCTCGCTCCCTGTATAAAGGGGTGTATTTCCCCCTTAAAAGGAACTGCTAGCTCTACCAGCTACAATATAGAATGCAAGTGGGAATTACTGTAAAAACAAGTGAGTCAACACGCCATGAGAAAATGGATGGAACCCTTTATTCCTAATAATCCGAATAAAAGACGATCCAGGCAGAATCACAGAGACTGGATATGATTTGTTTCCCCCGTAGATTACCTACCAAAGGCAAATTAGATAATATACCTCAAAAAGATTATTATGCTTAATTTATATTGACTTAATATTTGCTCCTTAAAAGTCATAAATAAAGCCTTTACAAGTATAAGAGATAAATCTAAAGTCTTTTCTAATAGCAATTTGTGTAAAAAGTCAAAGATGATGAATCCCGGCAAAACCACATTAACCGTCTTCTCAGCTATCGTCTGTTATTGTATCACTGTATCCGTTAGTCTTGCTTTACCGACACAAAACTCTAATACCGTGGTCGTCGATGGGAAAGAAATCGAGATCGTATCCGTTCCACAAAGCTCGACTAATGCAGTGGCCGTGAGCTTGGATAACCTGCTAGAGGCCAAAGCATCAGAGGCACCGCAGGCAGCCATTCCTGAGCCTGGAACCACCGAGATTGAATCTAGCGAGAAACCCCAAAGTATCACCGTGCAAGGGCAAAAAGTCATGGAAGTGGCCAGTATTACTCCATCTGCACCACCTCAAATCACCACTGAATCAGCCGCACAAACTACCTTGAATAGCCCCAGTAGTGCTACATTACCGGAAATCCCCTCGACACCTGCCCAAGACATTGTGGAAAAAGTAGCCAGTGTCCCTTTCGATGAAAAAGAGCTTAAAGCCCGTGTGGACGATCTGCTCAAAGGAGCCGAGACTTCCATTAAAAAGGCTGCCGAATCTGCCCAAACCCGCGAAAATATGACGGGGGAGTCCCGCCCTGAAAAGCCAGTGATTAAAACCACGGAAACAACCAATCCTCCCGAATCAACCGTCCAGAAAAAACCTGTGATTGTCACAGAAAAAAAAGTCGAGAAACAAGAAATTCCTATTGATTTGACCCCTTCAAAAGCTCCAGAAATTATTACCGAAGACATCTTACTCACAGAGAAACAAGAAACTCTAAAAGTCAATCGTTATCCTTGGAAGAGAAATATTCAAACGACCGTTTTCTGGGTAGGGGAACCCCCGAGTGCCAATGTGCCGAAAAGCAGTTGTAACACGATGAGCGCTTGGGATATGAACTGGGTAAGGAATTTCGGTGGATTTGATGATCCAAACAGGCGTAACGGCTTCTTCCCCGCCCGTTTCCAGCCTAAACAAAATCCTTTCTACATTGCCCTGCCTTTTAATGACATGAAAGGGGGTAGACACAAACCGATTTCACAAAAAGTAATTCCCTGGTTTAAAGATGAATATATCGCCCGGAATATTTCAGTTTGTAAAGGCCGCTGGTTAGCTATCCGTTATAAAGGGCGGACTTGTTATGCCCAATGGGAGGACGTCGGGCCGTTTGAACATGACCATCCTGAGTATGTATTTGGAAAATCCCGGCCCCGGCCGAACCGGAATAAAAATGCAGGACTCGATATCTCCCCCGCCGCGCGCGACTACCTCGGCTTAGACGGGGCTTGTTACGCAGATTGGAAATTTGTGGAAGATGAAGAAGTTCCTGCTGGTCCTTGGAAAAAAATCGTGAATATACGAGCCAGTATCATGGCCAAGCTCGAAAGCCAAAAGAAGCGTTCTACCAATAATTAGCCTCTATTGACGGCCTGCCAGAGTGTCGATTGCATTTTAGATAAAAAGGCCTGCTAGACGGGGATCTGTTTCAATAATCCGAATAATTTCCGGCACACAATCGCGTTCATCCAATATCGTATAAAAATCTTTTTTAATCCCGGGAGCCATCCTGAAAGCTTCCACCCAATCGTTTTGATTAAAGGGGGTGGCCCTTGGCACATCCCAAAAGCCAGTATCATCAAAAAGCTGGGCGATGCGGTCAGCCCCTTTGCCTTGTAACTGGCTGACCAGATATGTCGCCATACCCACCTGGATGCCATGCATTTGAGGGGTCGCGGAAATCCTGTCCAGAGCATGGGAAACAAGATGCTCACTCCCACTGGCCGGGCGAGAGGAACCGCACATCTCCATTGCGATGCCATTGAGCATGAGTGCCGTCCCCAATAAACGGATCCCGTCTAAGTCGTGCTCCGGCCTCGCCATGAATTGAAAGACGGTCGCATCAGATAAAAGGGCGGAAAAATCGTCGATCTGTGTGCCGTTCTTTTTAAAGGCAAGTTTCCAGTCGCAGACCGCTGTTATTTTGGAGACAAGGTCTCCGATACCCGACCACCATAAAATCTTTGGAGCCTTGAGGCACACCTCCGTATCAATGACCACACCGTAGGGCATAGCAGCGGGAAAAGATTTCTTCTTATGCTCATAATCAAGGCTGGATTGGGGACTGCAAAATCCGTCGTTGGATAACGCGGTCGGGACGGAAATGAATGGAATCCGCGAAAGGAATGCCACATATTTGGCGACATCCAGAGCTTTGCCTCCCCCGAAAGCGATCATCGCATCCGCATGCGCAGGCAAGCTAAGGAATATTTCCTGGGCATGCTCAAAATCAGAGGAAAGGATACCCGTCGACAGGAGCACCTCGATCCCTTCAGCATGCAGGGAGGACCGGACCCTCTCCACCAAGGCTGCGTCGAGCTCTTGACTATGGCAGACGATTACCTTGAGAAAATGATTCCGCCGAGCATACACACCCAAGCGGTCAAGAGCCCCCGGTTTTATCCGGACTAAAGTGGGAATGAATATCGAGGTATTTCTAAGCATCAATCTTTGGTATGCATGAAATCAGGATTTTTAGCAATTGACTAAGACACAGCCCGTGCAAATTGCGCTACGAGCTCAGGCGAGATTTCTGGCGTTTCTGGAAATGTACGGTGGCAGCGGAAACCCCTTGATACAGATCCTCGGAAGTAAATGGTTTATCGACAATTGCTGCCACATCAAGGGACTTCAGTAGATTCTCATGATCCCCGACATAACCAGACACCACTACCATGGCAGGGCGCTCGGAGACAGGCATATTTTCATTCATTTTCTGGATCATTTCAATACCGCCCATCACGGGCATACTCAAGTCGGTAACAACAGCCTCAAAACGACCTTTCAGAATCATCTCCAAACCCTCTTGCCCATTCGAGGCTTGTTCAATCAAAAAACCTTTCCGGCTCAAAACTTCAGTGACTACCTTGCGGACGAGTAATTCATCATCGACGACAAGTATCTTGCCGGAAGCCGATATGGCTTGAAGCGGGCGGTTGGGCGATTGGATGAGGAAAGAAACGGTAAAAGTCGTGCCTGCATCTGCTTCACTGGTGACTTCGATCGTCCCTCCGTGCTCTTGGATAATTGAATTACACACGCTCAAACCAAGGCCTGTTCCGTTGATTTTCGCTTGTGGTGTACTGCCTTGTGCACTGGCTCCTTTAGTCGTGAAAAAGGGATCAAAAATGGAACCCATATGTTCCCGGGATATTCCACAACCATTATCCTGAATAAGGACTGCCATGCGTCCATTTTCATATTTACTCGTGACTTTAACCTTTTTATCCGTGATCCCGGCCAAAGCATGCTGCGCATTCACTAATAAATTCATAAAGACATGGCTTAATTTATCCGGATCCATTAAGTAATCCGGAATATCTCTCAGGTCTTTTTCTAATGAAATCCTGTCATTTTTATATTCATACTCCAAAATCCTGATCGTCTGTTCTAAGACCTGATTAAGGGAGCTTAACTGGTGTATGGGTTTTTTTTGCCGGGCAAAAGTCAGGAGATCCTTAACAATCACATTGGCCTTTTTGGATGCCTCCATTGTGGTATTTAAGTATTCCCTGCACTTACCGGACAAACTGGGATCTCCCAAGACCATTTCGACAGTGCCCATGATAATTGCCAGTAAGTTATTGAATTGATGGGCTGTCCCGGCCGCCAAGGTTCCTACCGCGGCGAGTTTTTCCGTGCGCACGAGCATTGTTTCTTGTTTTTTGACTTCCGTAATGTCCCGGCCGATACCGACAAGGCCGATCAGGTTACCCGCAATATCCCTGAGCGGGATTTTTGTCGTCAGGATGATTTGATGCTGTTGGCTGGACTTGTCATAACACTCATTTAGGAATGTTTCCATGTGCCCCTGCTTCAAAACCCTCTGTTCTTCAGCTAATAACTTGTCGGCGACATCGGCAGGAAAATTATCATGGTCGGTGCGCCCGACAAAATCCTCCATTTTTTTAAATCCTGCACCACGGACAGCCGATTTATTAGCCATCAGGATACGGCTATCGAGATCTTTGATATAAATATAATCAGGAATATGATCGATCAACATCTGGAGCAAGGCGAGTTTCTGGTTGAGTTCTTCACGGACCTTTTGCAGCTCTGTCACGTCCCGATTAATCCCCAAAGTCCCGATGACATTCCCGGCAGTATCACGGTAGGGGATTTTTGTCCTAAAAATATAAGTCTTCGTACCGTCGCTTGCCTGATGCCATTCTTCCTGATTAATTATCGGACAGTCACTGTCCATGATCTTCATTTCTTCTGCTTTGAATTTCGTAGCGAGATCTGAAGAATTAAAATCAAAATCCGTTTTACCGATGATTTCATTAATACTCTCAACTCCCAAGGCGCGACATAAATCCTTATTCCCCAGAATGAACCGGGAATCATTATCTTTTAAGTAAATGGCATCGGGCAGCGCATCAATAACCGTTTGAAGCAACTTCAATCTTTCTTCGGCTTCCTCTTGGAGGTTTTTCAGCTCGGTAATATCACGGTTGATCCCCAATATTCCCACAATGGCACCGTCATGGTCGCGATAGGGAATTTTACTTTTAAGAAGCTCGTGCTTTTGACCATTTGAATCCCAGTAGGAATTTGAAACATTAAACAACGGCATACCGGTTTCGATCATTCTTTTTTCTTCGGCAACGTAAATATCCGCCTCTTCCGGGGGATGAAAATCATAATCATCCGTCCCGATAAGGACTGTAGGATCGGACAATCCAAATCTTTTTGCATAAGTCCCGTTAGCAAATGCAATCTTATGATTCAGGTCTTTCAGGCAAATCATATCAGGGAGGGATTCGATCAGGGTATGCAAAAGCTCCAAACGGTCAGCGGCTTCCTGTTGGACGACTTTTATATCAGTAATATCCCGGCTCACTCCCAAAATTCCGGTTATTTTCCCTGTCGCGTCAAAATAAGGTAATTTAGTCGTGAGGATATGCCTGATTTTATCATTAATAATAAAACTTTCTTCCTTATTAATGAGGGGTTTCCCGTCGGATATAATATTGAGTTCCTCCTGCCTGTATATGTCCGCCTGCTGTGGAGAGAATAACTCCTCATCGTTTTTACCAATGAGTAACTCTTTGCTGGAATTACCCGTCCATTCCTGAAGGGTCTTATTTAAAAGAATAAACCGCGACTCTGTATCCTTTAGATAAATGGCTTCCGGCAGGCAATCCAATACTTTCTGGAGCAAATCCCTTTGTGTTGAAGCATTCTCCTCGGCCTGTTTTAAGGAAGTGATATCTTGGGTGACCCCCATGATTCCGGCGACTTGTCCATGTGAGTCGATATATGGCACCTTGGTCGTTAATAGCCACATGGATGTCCCGTCGGGAAAAATGGTCCGCTCCTCTTTATCAACTATCGGTTTGAGAGTACGCATGACCTCCAGCTCGTCCCTGCGGTAATCATCGGCCATTTGAGGAGTGCAAAAATCTTTGTCACTTTTCCCCAATAATTCCTTTTCCGGCAAATAACAGAGCTGGCAAAGATGTTTGTTGACCATGATAAAACGCGAATCAATATCTTTTACATAAAATGAATCTGGCAATGCATCCAATGCCGTTTTCAGGATGGCCAGTTGTCCCTCCGCCTGATGGCGGGCCTCGATCAGGTCTGTGATATCACGATTGATCCCTAATATCCCGGTCACATTCCCTTGGGTGTCAAGGTAAGGGAATTTCGACTTCAAGATCACCCTCTGACTGTCTTGCTTATCCTTGAAAAAATTCTTTAAATTTAGCAGGGGGATTTTGCCCTCCATAATATCTAACTCTTCCTGCCGGTAAATATCTGCTTCATCTTTGGGATGAAGATCATGATCCGTTTTACCGATGATCTCTGATTGAGAGGAAAATCCAAAATGTCGGCAAATGGCCTCATTAGCAATGATGATATGGCCATCTTTATCTTTCAAATAAACGGCATCAGGCATGGCTTCTAAGAGTGTCTGAAAAAGCTTTAATCTCTCTTGGGCTGCCGATTCAGCTTTTTGCAAATCAGAAACATCCCGGCTGTTATCCCATGATACCTGTAATCGGGCATTTTTCTCTTGGAGTTCGGCAATTTGTTTTTCAAGCTGGCGCAAACGCTCGGCAGGATCGGGATAATCCGAATTATCCCCTGCACTCCCGTTATGAAGATCATGTAGCGGAGAGAGTTTATCCGCATCGCCCCCGAGTTTAGACTGGTCAGTACTCATGAAAATAAAACTCTCTTTTGATAAATCATCAATATTCAGATACCCTATCGTTTAGGCAACCTTTAAAAATATTGCATAACCGATCAAACCCACTGATATATTGATCAATATCCTACCCGATGATATTATGCTACAACAGCGGGAACATATTAAATTTTAGTCCTGACGTTGATCAATAATCAACTCCTAAAATGAGGATTTTTTATAAGAAATCCCCCCTCTACAGGACATAAAGAGTCTGAAAAACAGGGCGCTTTTATTCTAAATACCTTTAATTACTCAAACAGGGCGTGTGGAAAAATAACGGCGGGTCTCACTTGCGATAACCCCACTTAGAAGGAACATGGCAATTAAATTCGGGATAGCCATTAATCCATTCATCATATCCGAGAAATTCCATACGGCATCACTTTTCCACACGCAACCGATAAAAACGGCCAGCACCCAGAGAATCCGGTAGAATTTGATCGCTTTGAGG
This region includes:
- the tsf gene encoding translation elongation factor Ts, yielding MSAGTIEIPAKLVGELRAKTNASMMDCKKALIATNGDIEEAILELRKRGQASADKKSSRDTNEGVIAAAIKAGGDAGALCEVNCETDFVARNTDFQTFVKEVGETILVNPEADFKEKCVTVVSKLGENIAVRRVLKYDLQGKGLIASYIHLGAKVGVLIEVGCESDQSVTTGAFRDFVKDITLHIAASAPLVVSRDEVDQALIEREKIVFREQVKDKPAAAIDKIIEGKVNKFLAGVALLDQAFVKSPDITVKEHMANVSKAAGETISIRRFVRWQLGEELPA
- a CDS encoding manganese/iron ABC transporter ATP-binding protein; amino-acid sequence: MTQTLPAFTVDVSHVSVTYNNGQTALQDASFLLEAGTICALVGINGSGKSTLFKSIMGFVRPTRGTVLIAGEPVRVAQKKNWVAYVPQSEEVDWSFPVSVWDVVMMGRYGHMNFMRIPRAQDRQIVMESLERVKMQDFQKRQIGELSGGQKKRVFLARALAQRGRIMLLDEPFTGVDVQTESAIIDLLRELRGQGHIILVSTHNLGSVPDFCDRVVLINKTILAYGATSQVFTQENLARAFGGVLRHFKLDESTIDDGDGRCVTLLTDDERPVVFGKGGHLEYKQPAHKDEKK
- a CDS encoding metal ABC transporter permease, encoding MMETWLIPFSYTYMIKAMMVSALIGGVCAILSCFMTLKGWSLMGDALSHSIVPGVSIAYIIGLPFSVGAFVAGILAAGGMAFVKSNTRIREDAVIGIVFTTFFAFGLLLISLFPSNVSLKSIVFGNILGISDEDIWQVVWISGVTLLVIGLKWKDLLLYCFDANHARSMGINADFLHMLFLTLMAATAVAALQTVGACLVVAMLVTPGATAYLLTDRFSTMLAIACTMGVMSSLVGVYVSYYFNGSTGGCIVVLQTLIFIGVFVFSRKYGVLSVWLKRRRVIRTLSKA
- a CDS encoding metal ABC transporter substrate-binding protein; translation: MEKRSSVLVGRSGWISLAPLLSVLFLGGVAISGLLPLQAASVKPKKILTTFTIIQDIAQNVAGDAAIVESITRPGAEIHEYEPTPLDIVRAQDADLVLWNGMGLERWFEKFFSKVKNVPGVVVTEGIEPMGISEGSYTGKPNPHSWMSPANAIIYVENIRKALVKVDPANEKKYNANAAAYVAKLKAVDEPIRKKLEVIPADQRWLVSSEGAFSYLIRNYDMKELYLWPVNADAEGTPQQIQKVVDTVRKNKIPVVFSESTISDKPMKQVAKETGSRFGGTLYVDSLTDQSGPAPTYLKLLEYNAETILKGFLGK
- a CDS encoding metal ABC transporter permease, which encodes MTDSISFLAPFQYEFMIRAMIVGALVGTVCATLSCFLILKGWSLMGDAISHAVLPGIVIAYVVGVPLALGAFCSGLFCASATGYIKENSRIKEDAVMGIVFTGLFALGLILVSKVEADIHLMHVLFGSLLGISESDVIQTSIVAGVTLLVVVLMRKDLLLYCFDANHARSIGLNVRVLHYVLLSLLAATIVASLQAVGIIMVIALLITPGAIAYLLSDRFGVMIWIAIGSAVFSCLAGVYVSFFINGSTSGCIVLMLGIIFVLAMIFAPKHGLIVRGRWRKSHVKPWSDQENAAKPT
- a CDS encoding iron-containing alcohol dehydrogenase family protein, whose product is MLRNTSIFIPTLVRIKPGALDRLGVYARRNHFLKVIVCHSQELDAALVERVRSSLHAEGIEVLLSTGILSSDFEHAQEIFLSLPAHADAMIAFGGGKALDVAKYVAFLSRIPFISVPTALSNDGFCSPQSSLDYEHKKKSFPAAMPYGVVIDTEVCLKAPKILWWSGIGDLVSKITAVCDWKLAFKKNGTQIDDFSALLSDATVFQFMARPEHDLDGIRLLGTALMLNGIAMEMCGSSRPASGSEHLVSHALDRISATPQMHGIQVGMATYLVSQLQGKGADRIAQLFDDTGFWDVPRATPFNQNDWVEAFRMAPGIKKDFYTILDERDCVPEIIRIIETDPRLAGLFI
- the rpsB gene encoding 30S ribosomal protein S2, with the translated sequence MSKIDIKDLIEAGVHFGHQTRRWNPKMKGLIFEARNGIHIINLSHTVEQIVAAQDFLRSIAQGGGDVLFVGTKKQAKEVVKQAAENSGSPFVVERWLGGMLTNLKTIRRSINRLNELDGMDKDGRTNLLTKKEQSMHRHESEKLHRNLDGIRQMDGQPGAMVVVDVNYEQIALAEARRLNIPVVAIVDTNVNPEAVNYPIAGNDDAIRSIKIIIDALANTVAEARKNAPKKRTKPVSSKPGEEVVEVVEVSEIEAVSA